AAATGTAGTCACCCCAAGAAATGACACAGCTAACAAATATTTAGTATGTTGCTTTACAATATCCCAGTTATCAATAAACTTTTTTAAAACAAATGGAGCAAGGATTATACCTGCAAGCGTCCATCTCCAAAATACAAGTGCAATGGGTGGAATAGATGCAGCCATCCCTTTGCTTAATACAAAATTTCCTGACCAAAAAAGTGTACTCAAAGTCAATAATATGTATGGCATTTTCACCTCTGACTGCTATAATTAAATGAAACTATTTAAATTATCAACAAGTTTTAACAGGAGGGCAATGTGAACGAAAAAATATTGTGGGATTTCTTAGAAGAGCATCTTAATGCAATATATTCAGGTGATTTTGAAAAGTATAAAAATTCTTGCATAGAGGATTTAGGGCTTTATGAATGGTTTGTAGCTCCTCACAGAATTGATGGCTTAGATTTTCATAAATTTATGATGGAATCTGACTGGGCAGGCACTCACAATAAATTCAATATTATGCTTCTTGATAAACGAGCTCAAATTTACGACAACTGTGCAATCTTATCATACACGTTAGTAGTATCTTCTAAAAATGAAGAAATCACCCACAAAGTCGTAAATGAAAGTAGAGTAGTAGTAAATTTTGATGGTATTTTAAAGGTAGTACACGTCCATAAAAGTCCAGGAAAATAAAAAAGGGGGCTTTAAGCCCCCTTTTATATTACTCAGTACAGTCTATTTTTTCAGCTAATTGCCTTGTAAGAGAATTTCTTGCTTTTACACTCTTTTCAGCAAGCTCAGCCAACATCTTAGCCCTTTCAGGGAACATTTTAGCTACAGCCCTAAATCTGTTTTCTGTCTTCATAAACTCTTCAACAGACATTGTTGGCTCTTTGCTATCAATAGTCAAAGGATTTTTACCTTCCTTTCTTAATTCAGGATTAAATCTGTAAAGCATCCAATATCCTGAATTCACAGCAAGTTTTTGTTGTTCAACACCTTTTGACATATCGATACCATGAGCTATACAGTGAGAATCAGCTATTATGATGGATGGCCCATCATAATTTTCTGCTTCAACAAATGCCTTAACACATTGCGCAGGGTTAGCAAGAGATACTTTGGCCACGTATATATGCCCATACGTCATAGCAATCATTGCAAGGTCTTTCTTTTCCACTTCCTTACCTGAAAAAGCAAACTTTGCTATCGAACCAATGGTTGTAGCTTTAGATGCCTGACCTCCAGTATTAGAGTAAACCTCTGTATCAAGTACCAAAACATTTACATTTTTATTATCTGCTA
The window above is part of the Deferrivibrio essentukiensis genome. Proteins encoded here:
- a CDS encoding protein kinase, which codes for MNEKILWDFLEEHLNAIYSGDFEKYKNSCIEDLGLYEWFVAPHRIDGLDFHKFMMESDWAGTHNKFNIMLLDKRAQIYDNCAILSYTLVVSSKNEEITHKVVNESRVVVNFDGILKVVHVHKSPGK
- a CDS encoding DMT family transporter; translation: MPYILLTLSTLFWSGNFVLSKGMAASIPPIALVFWRWTLAGIILAPFVLKKFIDNWDIVKQHTKYLLAVSFLGVTTFNALVYLAMHYTTAVNAVLVNSFTPVIIFIFSALIYKEKITLMQLLGIIVSISGVFTIMTKGDLHVLLSMKFNLGDI